The following are encoded together in the Adhaeribacter arboris genome:
- a CDS encoding outer membrane beta-barrel family protein codes for MKKPVSLLLLLILALCNQLAIGQGTGNSGALTGSLAPKGNSRITGTVLDATNQHPVSFATITLNNPASGKALDGALADDKGKFTISNIGGGTYQLVITFIGYQTRTINDVKVSGRDEAVNLGEIKINTSTQTLKEVTIEAQRAMIEEKVDRTVYNAENDQTNRGGDATDVLRKVPMLSVDLEGNVSMRGSQNIKVLINNKPSTIAASSVADALKQIPADMIKSVEVITSPSARYDAEGSAGIINIVTKKNNLSGFSLNVDGSAGLRGSNLGLRGSYRKGKMGFSLGGFGRSMYNVKGAFNNEQTSIFTDDLGIEIQNLRKQSADTRSRNLFGRYTLGWDYDIDKNNFITASVMFGVRNGRQNQDFLRTLTYRNETFIRSILEDSESKDLSGNVDVSLNYTHTFAKPQQELNILTLFSRNNRTNDFIRDSLNEDNNAILHRLKNDNQSFNQESTIQVDYQNPIGKTQLVEFGGKIISRQVTSDYQSSEADGPNLPFVPLLNQQFANVFDYNQNISGAYTSYTLTTPKNYSLKAGARYEYTTIDARFKNGTNGERDIPSYGSLVPSVNLSKKLKSGNTVKLAYNRRIQRPSLQYLNPNVQSANPINITVGNPDLRPEFTNNFELGYNTYLKSTFLTFSTFFRNTNNSIQSVREPIRPGSDTIRTTYANIGQEDAYGFGVFGNVNLSNKLSINGGTDVYYAVLDNNLADPLLKASNTGWVASVRAMGSYNFAKDWGLQLFGFYRGRQVQLQGFQSGFGIYSLSLRRDFKGKRGSIGIGAENFITSNIKMRSESQSANFYQRSTNTMYNTSVKVNFSYRIGKMSMDDQPRRRKKSVTNDDLKEGGGDGGQDNGGGGAAGNNGGQGAAGGGQGQRSGGQTQGTGGRPGGQMPQRPGAGNGQAPAGRSGQVTPGQIVPGQAPTTAPGQSLLGNTPADSIKRAPLTQPNQPTDSVKPAAPTDSLNQAPVTQPSATPTDSLQQAPANRPTTPTMPEVNKQPARQE; via the coding sequence ATGAAAAAACCTGTATCTCTTCTGCTTTTACTAATTTTAGCGCTTTGCAATCAATTAGCCATTGGTCAAGGAACCGGAAATAGCGGCGCCCTGACGGGTTCACTGGCACCTAAAGGCAATAGCCGGATTACGGGTACGGTGCTGGATGCCACCAATCAACATCCGGTTAGCTTTGCCACCATTACCCTTAATAATCCTGCTTCCGGCAAAGCCTTGGATGGCGCTCTTGCCGACGATAAAGGTAAATTTACGATTAGCAATATTGGGGGCGGTACGTATCAGTTGGTGATCACTTTTATTGGTTACCAAACCCGGACCATTAACGATGTAAAAGTGAGTGGCCGGGACGAAGCCGTAAATCTGGGCGAAATTAAAATTAATACCAGCACCCAAACCCTGAAAGAAGTTACAATTGAAGCCCAGCGGGCCATGATTGAGGAAAAGGTCGACCGGACCGTATACAACGCCGAAAACGACCAAACCAACCGCGGCGGCGATGCTACCGATGTGCTCCGGAAAGTGCCGATGTTATCCGTGGATTTGGAAGGTAATGTTTCCATGCGGGGCAGCCAGAACATAAAAGTATTAATCAACAATAAACCCTCTACCATTGCCGCCAGCAGTGTGGCCGATGCGTTAAAACAAATTCCGGCCGACATGATAAAATCGGTAGAAGTAATTACGTCGCCTTCGGCCCGGTACGATGCGGAAGGTTCGGCGGGAATTATTAATATCGTTACCAAAAAGAATAATTTATCCGGATTTTCCTTGAATGTGGATGGCAGCGCCGGTTTACGGGGTTCTAATTTAGGTTTAAGAGGCTCGTACCGCAAAGGTAAAATGGGCTTTTCCTTGGGTGGCTTTGGCCGGTCTATGTATAACGTAAAAGGGGCTTTTAACAACGAGCAAACTAGTATTTTTACCGATGACTTAGGTATCGAAATCCAAAATTTAAGAAAACAAAGCGCGGATACCCGAAGCCGCAATTTGTTTGGCCGTTATACTCTAGGCTGGGATTATGATATAGATAAAAACAACTTTATTACCGCTTCGGTAATGTTCGGTGTCCGGAATGGCCGGCAAAATCAAGACTTTCTCCGCACTTTAACTTACCGCAATGAAACTTTTATTCGAAGCATTTTAGAGGATAGCGAATCCAAAGATTTATCGGGCAACGTGGATGTTAGTTTAAACTATACGCATACTTTTGCCAAGCCGCAGCAGGAGTTAAATATACTAACGCTTTTTAGCCGTAATAACCGCACCAACGATTTTATTCGCGATTCTTTAAACGAGGACAACAATGCAATCTTGCACCGCTTAAAAAACGACAACCAAAGTTTTAATCAGGAATCTACCATCCAGGTAGATTATCAAAATCCCATTGGGAAAACGCAACTGGTGGAGTTTGGGGGAAAAATCATTAGCCGCCAGGTTACCAGCGATTATCAATCTTCCGAAGCGGATGGACCTAATCTTCCTTTCGTGCCGCTCTTAAACCAGCAGTTTGCCAACGTATTTGATTATAACCAAAATATTTCCGGGGCTTATACTTCTTATACCTTAACGACTCCTAAAAATTATAGCTTAAAAGCTGGTGCCCGTTACGAGTATACGACCATTGATGCCCGTTTCAAAAATGGCACTAACGGCGAGCGGGATATTCCTTCGTACGGCAGCCTGGTACCCAGCGTAAACTTATCGAAAAAGCTAAAAAGTGGAAATACGGTAAAATTAGCGTATAACCGCCGGATCCAGCGGCCCTCATTGCAATATTTAAATCCAAACGTACAAAGTGCCAACCCCATAAATATCACCGTAGGTAACCCGGATTTAAGGCCCGAATTCACGAATAACTTTGAGTTAGGTTATAACACTTACCTTAAAAGTACTTTCTTAACCTTTTCCACTTTCTTCCGCAATACCAATAATTCTATCCAAAGCGTGCGGGAACCTATTCGGCCTGGCTCCGACACCATCCGTACTACTTATGCCAACATTGGTCAGGAAGATGCTTATGGATTTGGGGTATTTGGGAATGTTAACCTATCCAATAAATTATCGATTAACGGTGGTACAGATGTGTACTACGCCGTGCTCGACAATAACCTTGCGGACCCTCTGTTGAAAGCAAGTAACACGGGTTGGGTAGCTAGTGTTCGGGCCATGGGTTCTTATAATTTTGCCAAGGATTGGGGATTACAGTTATTTGGTTTTTACCGGGGGCGCCAAGTGCAGTTACAAGGTTTTCAAAGCGGCTTCGGAATTTATTCTTTGAGCCTACGCCGCGACTTTAAAGGTAAAAGAGGCAGCATTGGCATTGGAGCCGAGAACTTTATTACCTCTAATATTAAAATGCGCAGCGAATCACAATCCGCTAACTTTTACCAAAGAAGTACCAATACCATGTACAATACCAGCGTAAAAGTTAATTTCAGCTATCGCATTGGTAAAATGAGCATGGATGATCAGCCCCGGCGCCGGAAAAAATCTGTTACCAACGACGACCTAAAAGAAGGTGGTGGTGATGGCGGCCAGGATAATGGCGGAGGCGGTGCAGCCGGCAATAATGGTGGCCAAGGCGCAGCGGGTGGCGGACAAGGTCAACGCTCCGGAGGACAAACTCAAGGTACCGGAGGACGGCCTGGTGGGCAGATGCCACAAAGACCTGGCGCTGGCAACGGGCAGGCTCCAGCTGGTCGCTCTGGTCAAGTAACTCCTGGTCAAATAGTACCTGGTCAAGCCCCAACAACTGCACCTGGACAATCTTTACTCGGCAACACTCCCGCTGATTCAATAAAAAGAGCGCCGCTGACTCAACCAAATCAACCAACTGATTCTGTAAAGCCAGCAGCACCTACGGATTCTTTAAATCAAGCACCCGTTACTCAGCCTTCAGCTACCCCAACGGATTCGCTGCAACAAGCACCGGCTAACAGACCCACAACTCCGACTATGCCGGAAGTTAATAAGCAACCAGCCAGACAAGAGTAG
- a CDS encoding SGNH/GDSL hydrolase family protein: protein MEKPNVILFTYSELDRKQSYLINLNAISRCLFEQNGDVKSLHVHYSNGAEADKFSGEVAITIAGLITDALSQGHPGYSLSRELW from the coding sequence ATGGAAAAACCAAACGTTATTCTTTTTACTTATTCCGAACTAGATAGAAAACAATCGTACCTGATTAACTTAAATGCGATTTCGCGTTGTTTATTTGAGCAAAACGGCGACGTAAAATCTTTGCATGTTCATTACTCCAACGGCGCCGAAGCGGATAAATTTTCCGGCGAAGTAGCCATTACTATTGCCGGTTTAATTACCGATGCTCTGAGTCAAGGCCATCCAGGTTATAGCCTAAGCCGGGAACTTTGGTAA
- a CDS encoding carbohydrate binding family 9 domain-containing protein has translation MRITLLTLCLTILSLSLLAQKKNAAYQLPIKEASSEIKIDGVLDEQAWQEAAVAKDFFMMLPMDTSLAQVPTDVRMTYDKNNIYIIAVNYVTLPGPYMVESLRRDWAFGKNDNFIFFIDPFDDQTNGFSFGANAAGAQWDGIMYEGSKVDLSWDNKWVSTVKNYDDKWVFEAAIPFKTIRYKKGITNWGINFSRQDLKSTEKSAWAPVPRQFPSAALAYTGTLVWDQPPPEAGTNISLIPYALGGLFRDFSGKQKTEYRKEVGIDAKVAITSAINLDLTVNPDFSQVDVDQQVTNLDRFELFFPERRQFFLENGDLFTNYGYANIRPFFSRRIGLGVPIRFGARLSGRLNKDWRLGIMDMQTGEVDEMGLPAQNFAVASLQRRVFARSNIGVIFINKESLNYTPGKEPGKPVYSRYNRNFGFEYNLASANNMWTGKAMVLKSFSPGKTGRDWVHAANLQYSSRAWLINWQHQYVGRNYTAEVGYVPRQSFIQINPKVGYSFFPKKGPVLNHGPSISTNYITNEAFKTTDNTSLFSYAFTFRSRSTFTAWTAYDYVKLLQPFDPTNFRRDTLARGTEHNWKSWGTEFISKPQSIFTYSFSTRYGGYYANGTRLNLAGSLGYRFQPFVSIAVAANFNDITLPEPWGRNKFWLIGPRLDVTLTNTLYLTTFVQYNEQIDNVNLNARLQWRYKPASDLFIVYTDNYLPTNFAVKSRALVFKFTYWWNM, from the coding sequence ATGAGAATAACTTTACTTACGCTTTGCTTAACTATTCTTTCCTTATCGTTGCTGGCCCAGAAAAAGAATGCGGCTTATCAGTTACCCATTAAAGAAGCTTCTTCCGAAATAAAAATTGATGGCGTACTGGACGAACAGGCCTGGCAGGAAGCCGCCGTAGCCAAAGATTTTTTCATGATGTTGCCCATGGATACCAGCCTTGCCCAGGTTCCTACAGACGTACGCATGACGTACGATAAAAATAACATTTACATAATAGCGGTAAACTACGTTACCCTGCCCGGACCGTACATGGTAGAATCTCTTCGCCGGGATTGGGCCTTCGGGAAAAACGATAATTTTATTTTTTTCATCGACCCCTTCGATGACCAAACTAATGGTTTCTCTTTTGGCGCCAATGCCGCCGGGGCGCAATGGGACGGTATTATGTACGAAGGCAGTAAAGTAGATTTAAGCTGGGATAATAAATGGGTTTCTACGGTTAAAAATTACGACGATAAATGGGTTTTTGAAGCTGCTATTCCATTTAAAACCATCCGGTACAAAAAAGGCATCACTAATTGGGGCATTAACTTTAGCCGCCAGGATTTAAAAAGCACCGAAAAATCGGCCTGGGCGCCGGTTCCCCGGCAATTCCCGAGCGCCGCCTTGGCGTATACGGGTACCTTGGTTTGGGACCAACCGCCACCGGAAGCGGGTACCAATATTTCCTTAATTCCTTATGCTTTGGGCGGTCTTTTTCGTGATTTTTCGGGTAAGCAAAAAACGGAGTACCGCAAAGAAGTAGGCATTGACGCGAAGGTAGCCATTACTTCTGCTATAAACCTGGATTTAACGGTCAATCCGGATTTTTCGCAAGTGGATGTGGATCAGCAGGTAACTAATCTGGATCGGTTCGAATTGTTTTTTCCGGAAAGGCGGCAGTTTTTCCTCGAAAACGGCGATTTATTTACCAATTATGGTTACGCCAATATCCGGCCTTTTTTCTCCCGGCGCATTGGTTTGGGCGTACCCATTCGTTTCGGTGCCCGCTTAAGCGGCCGGTTAAATAAAGACTGGCGGCTCGGTATTATGGATATGCAAACCGGCGAAGTAGACGAAATGGGTCTTCCGGCTCAGAACTTTGCGGTAGCTTCGTTGCAAAGGCGGGTTTTTGCCCGGTCTAACATCGGCGTTATTTTTATTAATAAAGAATCCTTAAACTATACTCCCGGCAAAGAACCGGGCAAGCCGGTTTACTCCCGGTATAATCGGAATTTTGGTTTTGAATATAACCTAGCTTCAGCCAATAATATGTGGACCGGTAAAGCCATGGTTTTAAAGTCGTTTAGTCCGGGGAAAACTGGGCGGGATTGGGTACATGCGGCCAATTTGCAATATTCTAGTCGGGCCTGGTTAATTAACTGGCAGCACCAGTACGTAGGGCGTAATTATACGGCCGAAGTGGGTTACGTACCGCGCCAAAGTTTTATTCAGATAAATCCGAAAGTAGGGTATTCTTTTTTCCCGAAGAAAGGACCTGTTTTGAACCATGGCCCCAGTATTAGTACCAATTATATTACGAACGAAGCTTTTAAAACTACCGATAATACCAGCCTCTTTTCTTATGCGTTTACTTTCCGGAGCCGGAGCACCTTTACCGCTTGGACAGCTTATGATTACGTGAAATTATTGCAGCCTTTTGATCCGACTAACTTTCGCCGCGACACCCTGGCCCGCGGGACGGAACATAACTGGAAATCGTGGGGAACGGAGTTTATTTCGAAGCCGCAAAGCATTTTTACTTATTCTTTTAGCACGCGTTACGGTGGCTACTATGCCAATGGTACCCGGTTAAATTTGGCGGGCAGTTTAGGTTATCGATTTCAGCCTTTCGTGAGCATTGCGGTGGCCGCCAATTTCAACGACATAACCTTACCCGAGCCTTGGGGAAGAAATAAATTCTGGTTGATTGGGCCGCGTTTGGATGTTACCCTAACGAACACTTTGTATCTGACAACTTTTGTGCAATATAACGAGCAGATAGATAACGTAAATTTAAATGCCCGTTTGCAATGGCGTTATAAACCCGCTTCGGATTTATTTATCGTGTACACCGATAATTATTTACCCACCAACTTTGCGGTGAAGAGTAGGGCGCTGGTTTTTAAATTTACTTATTGGTGGAATATGTAA
- a CDS encoding polysaccharide deacetylase family protein — MRKQIFLLLLLFTIFTFVTQAQNKTLWKGKKSAVVLTYDDGLNTHVNQVIPALDSVGLKGTFYISDYFGGLQTQIPKWRVAAAQGHELANHTIHHPCTGSLPGREFVKPDNDLNNYSVRRMTDEIRTMNTILFAIDGKVKRTFAYPCGDTKIGNTPYLEGLKNDFVGARGVSPAMPTPDKVDLYNISCHLVNGQSGEELIKLVKQAEANQGLLVFLFHGVGGEHSLNVSLKAHRQLLQYLKKREQELWVAPMLDVAEFIKEQQKKS, encoded by the coding sequence ATGAGAAAACAAATTTTTTTACTACTTCTATTATTTACCATCTTCACATTTGTAACCCAAGCCCAAAACAAAACTCTTTGGAAAGGGAAAAAAAGTGCGGTTGTTTTAACTTACGATGATGGTCTGAACACGCACGTGAACCAAGTTATTCCGGCTTTGGATTCAGTGGGTTTAAAAGGTACATTCTATATTTCCGATTATTTTGGTGGGCTGCAAACGCAAATTCCTAAGTGGCGGGTTGCTGCCGCCCAGGGGCACGAATTAGCCAATCATACGATTCATCATCCTTGCACCGGCAGTTTGCCCGGTAGAGAATTTGTAAAACCCGATAATGATTTAAATAATTATTCGGTGCGCCGGATGACCGATGAGATCCGGACGATGAACACGATATTGTTTGCTATCGACGGAAAAGTTAAAAGAACCTTTGCTTATCCTTGCGGCGACACTAAAATTGGAAATACTCCCTACCTGGAAGGTTTAAAAAATGACTTTGTCGGTGCCAGAGGAGTTAGTCCGGCCATGCCCACTCCGGACAAGGTAGATTTGTACAACATTAGTTGCCACCTAGTAAACGGACAATCGGGGGAAGAACTGATAAAATTAGTAAAGCAAGCCGAAGCTAATCAAGGTTTACTGGTGTTTCTTTTTCACGGGGTTGGCGGCGAACACAGTTTAAATGTTTCGCTAAAAGCGCATCGCCAACTGCTTCAGTATTTAAAAAAGCGCGAGCAAGAGCTCTGGGTGGCCCCTATGCTGGACGTAGCGGAATTTATTAAAGAGCAGCAAAAAAAATCGTAA
- a CDS encoding GNAT family N-acetyltransferase, giving the protein MPIIYKYDVVPSAEQIIELYNNAGLPRPTQDAERIRKMYQNANLIITAWSGELLVGVSRCITDWVWSCYLADLAVRDAFKKSGIGRKLVALSKEKVGPECMVLLLSVPTAMEYYPKIGMEKVENGFILPRNK; this is encoded by the coding sequence ATGCCGATCATTTATAAATACGACGTGGTACCATCCGCTGAACAAATAATTGAATTATACAACAACGCCGGTTTACCCAGACCTACCCAAGATGCGGAACGAATCCGGAAAATGTATCAGAATGCCAATTTAATTATTACGGCCTGGAGCGGAGAGTTGCTGGTAGGTGTTTCCCGATGTATAACCGATTGGGTATGGAGTTGTTATTTAGCTGATTTGGCAGTACGCGATGCTTTTAAGAAATCGGGCATCGGGAGAAAACTAGTAGCATTAAGTAAAGAAAAAGTAGGCCCGGAATGTATGGTCTTGTTGTTAAGTGTGCCAACGGCAATGGAGTATTATCCTAAAATTGGCATGGAGAAAGTAGAAAACGGTTTTATCCTGCCTAGAAATAAATAA
- a CDS encoding TonB-dependent receptor, whose translation MKNIFTLIFILLSSFSLFAQNSVIKGRVMANGEPLAYASVGIVGTRLGATSNDKGYYEIKNVPPGTMEVGASSIGYQPEKASTTLTPSSTTTINFTLKEITSKLDEIVVTGVTRATEVKRSPIPIATISKKEININVNSNIIDAIVKGVPGVSATTTGPNISKPFIRGLGYNRVLNMYDGIRQEGQQWGDEHGTEVDQYGIDRAEVVKGPASLTYGSDALAGVINMIPAIPQGVDGKLKGDLLTDFHSNNGLIGTSLGVSYNKNDWKFYLRGTQKRAHNYRNPVDGRVYGSAYREYNVSGTARVDKSWGFSQISATLYDNLQEIPDGSRDSLSRQFTKPIREGNADDVKNRPIVPENELKTYSIGDLHQAIQHYRVYTHNQFIIGQGNINATFGFQQSRRREFLFPTLPDKAALFLVLNTLNYDVHYNLPAWNGLETTVGVNGMFQTNKNKDATNFPIPDYALFDVGTFVFTKRALGKFDISGGIRYDTRSLIWNNFYTSTDAAGFGRKANAQEPGAYLQFPEFTHPYHGVSGSLGATYNLSERILFKANLARGYRSPNINEVGSNGLDPGAHIRYQGNREFKPEFNFQKDISFLAYLKNVDVSVEVFDNRISNYIFQARLSDSQGQPIVDDQGNLTYKYQQSKAQLYGGEFTLNLHPESVSWLNFNNSLAYVKGINKNSKLRETYGDAAKYLPFILPLHFRSEIRGTLRKSVGAYTGIYARLELDAYARQNKIYAVDKTETPTPGYVLFNTGLGTSVKQKSGRVFCQLFFQVNNLWDKAYQSHLNRLKYFEYYQASPNNHRGIYNMGRNFSVKVIIPF comes from the coding sequence ATGAAAAATATTTTTACTTTAATTTTTATTTTACTTTCCTCTTTTTCCCTTTTTGCGCAGAATAGTGTAATTAAAGGGAGAGTAATGGCGAATGGCGAACCCTTGGCTTATGCTTCCGTTGGGATTGTCGGAACCCGGCTTGGGGCTACTTCCAACGATAAAGGGTATTACGAAATTAAAAATGTACCGCCGGGTACCATGGAAGTAGGAGCTTCCAGTATTGGTTACCAGCCCGAAAAAGCTTCGACCACCTTAACTCCCAGTTCTACCACTACCATCAATTTTACTTTAAAAGAAATTACCTCTAAGCTCGATGAAATTGTGGTAACAGGAGTTACCCGGGCCACCGAAGTGAAAAGAAGCCCCATTCCGATTGCTACCATTTCTAAGAAAGAAATTAACATTAACGTAAACTCTAATATTATTGATGCCATTGTAAAAGGCGTGCCCGGCGTAAGTGCTACCACTACGGGACCTAACATTTCGAAGCCATTTATTCGGGGTTTGGGGTATAACCGGGTACTTAATATGTACGATGGTATCCGGCAGGAAGGGCAGCAATGGGGCGATGAGCACGGCACCGAGGTAGACCAGTACGGTATTGACCGGGCCGAAGTAGTAAAAGGTCCGGCCAGTCTTACCTACGGATCGGATGCCTTAGCGGGCGTAATTAACATGATTCCGGCAATACCCCAAGGCGTAGACGGAAAGTTAAAAGGCGATTTATTAACGGATTTTCACAGCAACAACGGCTTAATTGGCACTTCTTTAGGCGTATCTTACAACAAAAACGATTGGAAATTTTATCTGCGCGGTACCCAAAAAAGAGCGCATAATTACCGCAATCCTGTGGATGGCCGGGTTTACGGCAGCGCCTACCGCGAGTACAATGTGAGCGGTACGGCCCGGGTAGATAAATCTTGGGGTTTTTCGCAAATATCGGCTACTCTTTACGATAATCTGCAGGAAATTCCGGATGGCAGCCGCGATTCTTTAAGCCGCCAATTTACCAAACCTATCCGGGAAGGGAACGCCGATGACGTTAAAAACCGGCCCATTGTACCGGAAAACGAATTAAAAACGTATTCTATCGGCGATTTGCACCAAGCCATCCAACATTACCGGGTATATACGCATAATCAGTTCATCATTGGTCAGGGAAATATCAATGCCACTTTCGGCTTCCAGCAAAGCCGACGGCGCGAATTTTTGTTTCCTACTCTGCCGGATAAAGCAGCTTTGTTCCTGGTGCTAAATACACTTAATTACGACGTGCATTATAACTTGCCCGCCTGGAATGGTTTAGAAACTACCGTGGGCGTAAATGGCATGTTCCAGACGAATAAAAATAAAGATGCCACTAATTTCCCGATTCCGGATTATGCCTTATTTGATGTGGGTACTTTTGTGTTTACCAAACGGGCATTGGGTAAGTTCGATATTTCGGGTGGTATCCGGTACGATACCCGTTCTTTAATTTGGAACAATTTTTACACCAGCACGGATGCGGCCGGCTTCGGACGGAAAGCAAATGCCCAGGAACCGGGGGCTTATTTACAATTTCCGGAGTTTACTCACCCCTATCACGGCGTTTCGGGTAGTTTAGGGGCAACGTACAATCTATCGGAGAGAATTTTATTTAAAGCTAATTTAGCCCGCGGTTATCGTTCTCCCAACATAAACGAAGTGGGTTCCAACGGCCTGGACCCAGGAGCGCACATCCGCTACCAAGGCAACCGGGAATTTAAGCCCGAATTTAATTTTCAAAAAGATATAAGCTTCCTGGCTTACCTGAAAAATGTAGATGTCAGCGTAGAAGTTTTTGATAACCGCATTTCTAACTATATTTTTCAGGCTCGTTTAAGCGATAGCCAAGGACAACCCATTGTGGATGACCAAGGAAATCTTACTTATAAATACCAACAATCCAAAGCCCAATTGTACGGCGGAGAATTTACTTTAAACCTGCATCCTGAATCGGTATCGTGGCTGAACTTTAACAACAGCCTGGCTTACGTGAAAGGTATAAACAAAAACAGCAAGCTCCGCGAAACCTACGGCGATGCCGCCAAATACCTGCCTTTTATATTGCCTTTGCATTTTCGTTCGGAAATCCGGGGTACTTTACGGAAATCCGTGGGAGCTTACACCGGCATTTACGCCCGCTTGGAACTGGATGCTTACGCCCGGCAAAACAAAATATACGCGGTAGATAAAACTGAAACGCCTACTCCCGGCTACGTGCTTTTTAATACCGGTTTAGGAACATCCGTAAAACAAAAATCCGGACGGGTATTTTGCCAGCTATTCTTTCAGGTGAATAATTTATGGGATAAAGCGTACCAATCGCACTTAAACCGGCTTAAATATTTTGAATATTACCAGGCTTCGCCGAATAATCACCGGGGAATTTATAATATGGGTCGAAACTTCAGCGTAAAGGTTATTATTCCGTTTTAA
- a CDS encoding sodium:solute symporter family transporter, translated as MSNKLTLADYLVFIIYFILVASYGYWIYSKKRRVVADTKDYFLAEGSLTWWAIGASLIASNISAEQFIGMSGEGFFVGIAVAVYEWIAAVALIIVAIWFIPVYLKNHIYTMPQFLKTRYNHTVALIMAVFWLFLYIFINLTSILYLGALAINGLVGGQSFHLVMIGLAVFAIFITLGGMKVIGYTDVIQVTVLLIGGLATTYMALTMVSEKFGLGSSAIAGFTTLMKFAPDHFHMIFDKPSAGASQESINKYLILPGITMYYAGVWINNLNYWGCNQYIIQRALGADLQTARTGILFAGFLKLLMPVIVMLPGIVAYVLYKNGHLPELAGGSKDGAYSAILGFLPNGLKGLSLAALTAAIVASLAGKANSISTIFTLDIYKEYLHRNASEKQLVWVGRFFIVFAMVVGIIFTWDDWMGISSEGGYTFINKYTGYISPGVFATFLLGMFWQRTSGAAAIAGILSGFILSIFFGQFAPNVLGPETWLYTAFRNSNNVYEIPFFICMGWSFFFTVLLMVVISLAGEKVNTKAFVLDSHLFRLQSSTVVMMVFTLLILSALYIKFW; from the coding sequence ATGAGCAACAAGCTTACTTTAGCTGATTATCTGGTATTTATCATCTATTTTATTCTTGTGGCATCTTATGGATATTGGATTTATTCGAAAAAAAGGCGAGTAGTTGCCGATACCAAAGATTATTTCCTGGCCGAAGGTTCTTTAACCTGGTGGGCCATTGGCGCTTCCCTGATTGCTTCTAACATTTCGGCGGAACAATTTATTGGCATGTCCGGCGAAGGCTTTTTTGTGGGAATTGCCGTTGCCGTTTACGAATGGATTGCGGCGGTGGCGCTGATTATTGTGGCTATCTGGTTTATTCCGGTTTACCTGAAAAATCACATTTACACCATGCCGCAGTTTCTTAAAACCCGTTACAACCACACGGTAGCTTTAATAATGGCGGTGTTTTGGCTATTTCTGTACATTTTCATCAATCTTACTTCTATCTTATACTTGGGCGCCCTGGCTATAAATGGCTTAGTAGGCGGCCAATCCTTTCATCTGGTAATGATTGGCCTGGCCGTATTTGCTATTTTTATTACTTTGGGCGGCATGAAGGTAATTGGGTATACCGATGTTATTCAGGTGACCGTATTACTTATTGGCGGGCTGGCTACTACTTATATGGCCTTAACTATGGTGAGCGAAAAATTTGGGCTGGGCAGCAGCGCCATAGCCGGTTTTACCACTTTAATGAAATTCGCTCCCGATCATTTTCATATGATATTTGACAAACCCAGCGCGGGCGCTTCGCAGGAAAGTATTAACAAATACCTGATTTTGCCGGGTATTACTATGTATTATGCGGGAGTGTGGATTAATAATTTAAATTACTGGGGCTGTAACCAATATATTATTCAACGGGCATTGGGCGCCGATTTACAAACCGCCCGCACCGGTATTTTATTCGCCGGATTTTTAAAACTCTTAATGCCCGTAATTGTTATGTTGCCCGGCATTGTGGCTTACGTATTATATAAAAACGGACACTTACCGGAGTTAGCCGGGGGCAGTAAAGATGGGGCTTATTCGGCAATTCTGGGTTTTCTGCCCAACGGACTTAAAGGTTTATCGCTGGCCGCCTTAACGGCGGCTATAGTGGCCTCCTTGGCCGGTAAGGCGAATAGCATCTCTACTATTTTTACCCTGGATATTTACAAAGAATACCTGCACCGGAATGCCAGCGAGAAGCAATTGGTTTGGGTAGGCCGTTTCTTTATTGTTTTTGCCATGGTGGTAGGCATTATTTTCACCTGGGACGATTGGATGGGCATTAGCAGCGAAGGCGGTTATACCTTTATTAATAAATATACGGGTTATATTAGCCCGGGCGTGTTTGCGACCTTTTTACTGGGCATGTTCTGGCAAAGAACCAGTGGCGCGGCGGCCATTGCCGGTATCCTATCGGGTTTTATTTTATCTATTTTCTTTGGTCAGTTTGCTCCTAATGTGCTAGGCCCGGAAACCTGGTTGTACACCGCCTTCCGGAACAGCAATAATGTTTACGAAATTCCTTTCTTTATCTGCATGGGTTGGTCGTTCTTTTTTACGGTATTGTTAATGGTGGTCATTAGTTTGGCCGGGGAAAAAGTAAATACCAAAGCATTTGTATTAGACTCGCACCTGTTTCGTTTACAATCCTCCACCGTTGTAATGATGGTTTTTACCTTATTAATTTTATCTGCTTTATACATTAAATTCTGGTAA